The genomic stretch AGGCGCCGCTGCAGGGCCATATGTCAGGCCTAGCGCGGTTAACGCGATCGCTAAAATCGGCCGGCATTTCTGCATGATGTGCTCTCCGCACGCTGAACGCGGCGACATTGCGGCAACTCCCTTTACCCCGCGCGGCGACAGACCGGGGGATAACTCGCAAGCCGCCTATTCCCGCTTGCCCCCCGCGCCGTCTCTGCCTATAGCTCTCGCTTTAATGACCCCTGTATCGAAATCGACCTTCGTCCTCGGTCACCGGCATCTGCTGGGAATCGAGGGGCTTTCCGCTGCCGACATTACCGGCTTGCTCGACCTTTCCGAGGAATATGTCGAGCTCAACCGCCAGGTCGACAAAAAACGCACCTCGCTGCGCGGCCGCACCCAGGTCAATTTGTTCTTCGAGGCCTCAACCCGCACCCAATCCTCGTTCGAGCTGGCGGGAAAACGGCTCGGCGCCGACGTCATGAACATGTCGGTGTCCTCGTCCTCGATCCGCAAGGGCGAGACGCTGATGGACACCGCGGTGACCCTGAACGCCATGCACCCGGATATCCTGGTGGTGCGGCACCATGCCTCGGGTGCTGTGGAACTGCTGGCGCGCAAGGTCGACGGTTCCGTCGTCAATGCCGGCGACGGCGCCCACGAACATCCAACGCAAGCGCTGCTCGACGCGCTCACCATCCGCCGCAACAAGGGCCGGCTGGAAGGGCTCGTGATCGCGATCTGCGGCGACGTGATGCATTCGCGGGTGGCGCGTTCCAATATATTGCTGCTCAACACCATGGGCGCCCGCGTCCGTGTCGTCGCCCCCTCCACGCTGTTGCCGCGCGGCATCGAGCGGATGGGCGTCGAGGTGGCGCGCGACATGCGCGAGGGCCTCAATGGCGCCGACATCGTGATGATGCTGCGGCTGCAGCGCGAGCGCATGAACGGCTCCTTTGTGCCGTCGAGCCAGGAATACTTCCATTACTTCGGCCTCGACCAGAAGAAGCTCGCTTACGCCAAGCCCGACGCACTGGTGATGCATCCGGGTCCGATGAACCGCGGCGTGGAGATCGACTCAATCGTCGCCGACGGCGCGCAATCGCTGATCCGCGAACAGGTCGAAATGGGAGTGGCGGTGCGGATGGCGGTGCTTGAAGCACTCGCCCGCAACCTGCCGAACGCATAAAATGCTGACCGATCGCCGCCCTATCCTGCTCGCCAACGCCCGCGTCGTCGATCCTTCCCGGGATTTCGACGGCCCCGGCGACGTTCTGATCGCGGACGGCATGATCCGCGATTCAAAGCGCGGCATCGGCGCCGCCGGCGTCCCCGAAGGCACCGACATCATCAATTGCGACGGCAAGATCGTCGCCCCCGGACTGATCGACATGCGCGCCTTTGTCGGCGAGCCCGGCGCCAGCCACCGCGAGACCTTTGCCTCCGCGAGCCAGGCCGCGGCCGCCGGCGGCATCACCAC from Bradyrhizobium sp. Ash2021 encodes the following:
- a CDS encoding aspartate carbamoyltransferase catalytic subunit, with protein sequence MTPVSKSTFVLGHRHLLGIEGLSAADITGLLDLSEEYVELNRQVDKKRTSLRGRTQVNLFFEASTRTQSSFELAGKRLGADVMNMSVSSSSIRKGETLMDTAVTLNAMHPDILVVRHHASGAVELLARKVDGSVVNAGDGAHEHPTQALLDALTIRRNKGRLEGLVIAICGDVMHSRVARSNILLLNTMGARVRVVAPSTLLPRGIERMGVEVARDMREGLNGADIVMMLRLQRERMNGSFVPSSQEYFHYFGLDQKKLAYAKPDALVMHPGPMNRGVEIDSIVADGAQSLIREQVEMGVAVRMAVLEALARNLPNA